GGGTAGAAGGCGCCGAAAGCCACGTAATCGGCGCCCTTTTCGCCGGCTTCCATGGCCAGATGGCGGGAATTGTGGCAGGTCATGCCGACGATGCCGTCGCCCAGCGCCTTGCGCGCCGCTTCATAGCTGCCGTCGGTCTGGCCGATATGGACGCCGTCGCAGCCGGTCTCGAAGGCCAGATCGGGGCGGTCGTTCAACAAAACGGCGATGCCGCGGCGCTGCGCCGGCGGGCGCAATACGTCGACGGCCCGGCACAGGGCGTCGTCGTCCAACCCCTTCAGCCTGATCTGCACGCAGGCGATGTCGCCGCCATCCAGGGCCTGTTCCCATATCGGCAGCCATTGGAACGGATTGTCGATCACCGGCGGCGTGATCAGGTACAGGCGGCAGGAATTGGAGCTCAAGACCGGGTACTCCCAAAGGGCATGCGATTGCGGCGATCAAGCCTGAACGGCACGGCAAAAGCAACCTTGCCCACAAATGGCCACAATTCGCCCATATTGCCGCCATCTCTGCCGGTCATGATCCGCCCTGTCGAACAGGTTGCTCCTCCCTCGACCGTTGAAGGAACTCCCGGCAGGACAGGCCGGGATCATGGGCGCCGAGCAGATCGAGGCTGTCGTATCCCCACCGACCCTCCCCCCAAGCCTCTTTCTGCTCGGCCGCTTCCCGCACCGCCCTATGGGCGGGACCATCCCCCGTCAGCACGATCAATCCCGCCTCGGCCCGCAACGCCGCCATGGCCCAGCCCGGGCAGTCGCCGCAATCGAGGATGGCGGTGAAAGGAGCGTCGGGGAAGTCGCGGCGCAGCCGGTCCAGCAATCGTTTCCACCATTCCACCCCGTGCAGGGCAGCGGCGCCGCTTGGGCTTCGCAAGATGATGTCGCGTCCCTGGGCGGCCTTCAGGGCGGCCCGGGCGTGGTCAAGGCCGTGGATGATGATGCATGGCGGCAAGGCGGGGGTGGACATGGCATTGGTCCCGGTCGCAACGTTGACACTGTCCCCTATCGGCCCTAACCTCGCGCTGCAATCAAATTCGTGCGGGGGAAACCGCTTTGTCAGGAGCTTTGGGCCGTACCGAGACGGCCATTCAACGGCTGGGCAGCGCCATCGACCGCCTGGAGGCCGCCGCCGCCCGCGTCGGTGCCGGTGATCTGCTGCTGGCCGGGGAATTGCGCGATGCCCGCGAACAGCACGCGGCGCTCGAGGACACCACTCGGGTGGTGTCGCAGCGCCTTGACGGTGCCATCACCCGCCTGCGTCATTTGTTGGAGGCCTGAGCCATGGCCCTGGTCAACCTGTCCATCAACGGACGCTTGCATGAAATCGCCTGCGACGATTCCCAGGTGGCCCGCGTCCATGTGCTGGGGCAGATGGTCGACGGCATCGCCCAGGATCTGCTGCGTCAGCTTGGCAATGTGCCCGACACCCGATTGATGGTGATGGTGGCGCTGTCCTTGGCCGACGAACTGGCCGAAGCGCGCGAGAACCTGAATGCGCTCAACGACGACCTGTCCAACCTGGATCAGGGCGACGAACGGATGGCCCAGGGCATCGAAACCCTGGCCGAACGTATCGAAGCCATTGCGGAACGCCTGGAAAGGCCTTAGGTTCATCCCTAGGAGCGGTCTGCTGCACGGTGCGTCAGGCAGCTAATGTCCCTGGGGCGATACTTCTCCTTTGGGAGCTGTCTCTGACGGGGCTCTGGCCTCGTTATATGGCGCCCACCTGCATAGTCAGGCCACGGAGGACTTACAACGCCAACGGCCGAGGCGGCGCCGCTCCGCATTATTCATGACAGCATCTCACGATCCCCACCCGGAACTGACTGCCGCCAAGGCTCAGGCCCGCGCCCACGCGGTGGCCGTGCGCCGACTGGCCCATGCCGATTACGGCAAGCTGGCGGCAGAAAAGCTGGCCATCCATTTGGATTGCATCCCCTTCGCCGTCGGTACGGTGGTCGCCGGCTATTGGCCCATGGGCGACGAGATCGATCCTTTACCCTTGCTGGAAGCCCTGGGCGGGCGCGGCTGCACCCTGGCCTTGCCGGTGGTGTCCGCCCGCGGCCAGCCCCTGACCTTCCGCGCCTGGAGCATGGGCGAGGCACTCGAGCCCGGCCCTCATGGCACCAAACATCCCCTGGCCACCGCCCCGATGCTCATCCCCCAGGTGCTGCTGCTGCCGCTGCTGGCCTTTGACGCCGCCGGCTATCGCCTGGGCTATGGCGGCGGTTATTATGACCGCACCCTCGATCAACTGCGTCGCCAGTCCCATGTTACCGCCATCGGCGTCGCCTTTGCCGCCCAGCGGGTGGGGGCGGTGCCGCGCGGTCCACATGACCAGACGTTGGATTTGATCCTGACCGAAAACGGTCCGCTGCAGCCGGAGAACGCATGAGACTTCTGTATTTGGGCGATATCGTCGGTCGGGCCGGTCGGGACGTTGTGGTGGCCAATCTGCCCACGGCACGCGAGCGTCTGCGGCTGGATTTTGTCGTCGCCAATGGCGAGAACGCCGCCCACGGTTTCGGCATTACCCCCAAGCTGTGCGACGATCTGTACGCGGCGGGCGTCGATGTGGTCACCTTGGGCAATCACACCTGGGACCAGCGCGAGATCGTCCCCCATCTGGATGCCGAGCCGCGCCTGTTGCGGCCCTTGAACTATCCCGCCGGCACGCCGGGCAAGGGGGTGGGGATCTACGAGGCGCCGCGCGGCAAGAAGGTGATGGTGGTCCAGGTCATGGGCCGGCTGTTCATGGACCCGCTGGATTGCCCGTTCGCCGCGGTGGAAAAGGAATTGCGCAAAATTCGCCTGGGGCCGGGCGGCGCCGATGCCATCATCGTCGATGTCCATGCCGAGGCCACCAGCGAAAAGATGGCCCTGGGCCATGTGTGCGACGGTCGCGCCTCGCTGGTGGTGGGCGGGCATTCGCACATTCCCACCGCCGATGCCCAGATTTTCACCGGCGGTACCGCTTATCAGACCGATGCCGGCATGTGCGGCGACTATAACTCGGTCATCGGCATGAAGAAGGATGCGGCCATCCACAAATTCGTCCGCAAAACCCCAGGCGAGCGATTGTCGCCCGCCGATGGCGACGGCACCTTGTGCGCGGTGTTCGTGGAAACCGACGACCGCACCGGTCTGGCGCTCAGGGTGGCACCGTTGCGCATCGGTCCTAGGCTGGCGGAAAACTGGCCGGATGCCTGACTAGGCGCGGTCCGGCCAGGGCCGCCAGGGCGCTGATCAGCCCGGCGCCGCCCACATGCCAGGTCAAGGTGACCCAGGCGGTGTCGCCGCCATGAAATAATGACAGCGCCGCCGAGCCGATGGCCGCCGCCGCCAGGGCCGCGAGCCCGGCGGTCAGGCCGGGATGCAGGCTGGCACCGCGACGGCTGAGCACGATCAGGGCCAAGGCCGGGATCAACCCGGTGCCGATGATCTCGGGCAGGCATTTCTGGTGCAGGATCGAGTCCAGGCCGGACCAGCCGCTGAGCTGCCATTGGCGCCAGCAGCCCTCGCCGGCGCTGATCAGCCAGACCAGGGCCGGGACCAGGGGCAGGGCGATGACCGGCAGGCGGGAAAAGCCCGGTACGGTGGTGGCCAGGGCGGCCCAAGCGGCGGCGATGCCGGTCAGCAGGGCCGCCGTGTTACCGATGATGAAACGTTGATCGGCCAGGCATTGGGCCAGATCGGGGCGCAGGCCGAACAGCAAGGCGATGGTCATCAGACAGGGCAGCGAAACCGCCAGCCACAAGGCCAGCCGATGGCGGACCGGCGGCAGGCGGCGGACCGGGGCCAGATCGGCGGACAGGCTGTGGATCAGGTCTTCGGTCTTCATGGTCCCAGCAACCCTTTCAACGTCTTCACCGCCCGGTGCATGGCCACCTTCAGCGCGGCGACGCTTTGCCCCGATGCCGTCGATGCCTCGTTCAGCGACATCTCTTGCAGTTTCAGCAATTCGACCGCCTGGCGTTGGCCCGGCGGCAGCTTGGCCACCGCCTTGCGCAGATCCATGGCATCGGTCGTCTTCGTATTCGCCGGTCGGGCCAGAAAAGTTTCAGGAATTTCGTCGATGGCGGTTTCCCGGCCCTGATGGCGGCGGCGTTTGCGCAAGGCATCCTTGACCCGGTGATCGACGATGGCGGCGAACCACGGCA
This is a stretch of genomic DNA from Magnetospirillum gryphiswaldense MSR-1 v2. It encodes these proteins:
- the thiE gene encoding thiamine phosphate synthase; the protein is MSSNSCRLYLITPPVIDNPFQWLPIWEQALDGGDIACVQIRLKGLDDDALCRAVDVLRPPAQRRGIAVLLNDRPDLAFETGCDGVHIGQTDGSYEAARKALGDGIVGMTCHNSRHLAMEAGEKGADYVAFGAFYPTDTKETEFKAEPEILEWWSPLFTVPSVAIGGITVDNCQPIIRAGADFLAVSGGVWNHPEGPAAAVKAFEKRMNEG
- a CDS encoding cell division protein ZapA encodes the protein MALVNLSINGRLHEIACDDSQVARVHVLGQMVDGIAQDLLRQLGNVPDTRLMVMVALSLADELAEARENLNALNDDLSNLDQGDERMAQGIETLAERIEAIAERLERP
- a CDS encoding 5-formyltetrahydrofolate cyclo-ligase, which codes for MTASHDPHPELTAAKAQARAHAVAVRRLAHADYGKLAAEKLAIHLDCIPFAVGTVVAGYWPMGDEIDPLPLLEALGGRGCTLALPVVSARGQPLTFRAWSMGEALEPGPHGTKHPLATAPMLIPQVLLLPLLAFDAAGYRLGYGGGYYDRTLDQLRRQSHVTAIGVAFAAQRVGAVPRGPHDQTLDLILTENGPLQPENA
- a CDS encoding TIGR00282 family metallophosphoesterase — translated: MRLLYLGDIVGRAGRDVVVANLPTARERLRLDFVVANGENAAHGFGITPKLCDDLYAAGVDVVTLGNHTWDQREIVPHLDAEPRLLRPLNYPAGTPGKGVGIYEAPRGKKVMVVQVMGRLFMDPLDCPFAAVEKELRKIRLGPGGADAIIVDVHAEATSEKMALGHVCDGRASLVVGGHSHIPTADAQIFTGGTAYQTDAGMCGDYNSVIGMKKDAAIHKFVRKTPGERLSPADGDGTLCAVFVETDDRTGLALRVAPLRIGPRLAENWPDA
- a CDS encoding NrsF family protein, encoding MKTEDLIHSLSADLAPVRRLPPVRHRLALWLAVSLPCLMTIALLFGLRPDLAQCLADQRFIIGNTAALLTGIAAAWAALATTVPGFSRLPVIALPLVPALVWLISAGEGCWRQWQLSGWSGLDSILHQKCLPEIIGTGLIPALALIVLSRRGASLHPGLTAGLAALAAAAIGSAALSLFHGGDTAWVTLTWHVGGAGLISALAALAGPRLVRHPASFPPA
- a CDS encoding sigma-70 family RNA polymerase sigma factor, translated to MNTSHHDDSARWSGWLAAAQQGDGAAYGRLLAELAPVARRMAVKAWGRNEDVEDVVQDILLTLHTIRHTYDSSRPFLPWFAAIVDHRVKDALRKRRRHQGRETAIDEIPETFLARPANTKTTDAMDLRKAVAKLPPGQRQAVELLKLQEMSLNEASTASGQSVAALKVAMHRAVKTLKGLLGP